A single region of the Streptomyces sp. NBC_00236 genome encodes:
- a CDS encoding dipeptidase, translated as MTDRLDLARELLAEYPVVDGHNDLPWALREQVGYDLDARDIATDQSAHLHTDIPRLRAGGVGAQFWSVYVRSDMAGDDAVSATLEQIDAVAELLERHPADLRRALTADDMETARSEGRIASLMGAEGGHSIHNSLGTLRALHTLGVRYMTLTHNDNIAWADSATDAPGVGGLSPFGHEVVREMNRTGMLVDLSHVAATTMRDALATSTAPVIFSHSSARAICDHPRNIPDDVLAQLPANGGIAMATFVPKFVLPEAVAWTKSADENMRAQGLHHLDTTERGMKVHAAFEAANPRPMATVATIADHLDHMREVAGIDHIGIGGDYDGTAFLPQGLEDVSGYPNLIAELLGRGWSAPDLAKLTWQNAVRVLRAAEDVARDLRTRRGPSHATIEQLDAPAA; from the coding sequence ATGACGGACCGACTGGACCTGGCCCGGGAACTCCTCGCCGAGTACCCCGTCGTCGACGGCCACAACGACCTCCCGTGGGCGCTGCGCGAACAGGTCGGCTACGACCTGGACGCCCGCGACATCGCCACCGACCAGTCGGCCCACCTGCACACCGACATCCCCCGGCTGCGCGCCGGGGGAGTCGGAGCCCAGTTCTGGTCCGTGTACGTACGGTCCGACATGGCGGGCGACGACGCGGTGAGCGCCACCCTGGAACAGATCGACGCCGTCGCCGAACTGCTGGAGCGCCACCCCGCCGACCTGCGCCGCGCCCTGACGGCCGACGACATGGAGACGGCCCGCTCCGAGGGCCGCATCGCGTCCCTGATGGGGGCCGAGGGCGGCCACTCCATCCACAACTCGCTGGGCACCCTGCGCGCCCTGCACACCCTCGGCGTCCGCTACATGACGCTGACCCACAACGACAACATCGCCTGGGCGGACTCGGCGACGGACGCCCCGGGCGTCGGCGGCCTCTCGCCCTTCGGCCACGAGGTCGTACGGGAGATGAACCGCACCGGCATGCTGGTGGACCTCTCGCACGTCGCGGCGACGACCATGCGTGACGCGCTCGCCACCTCGACCGCGCCGGTGATCTTCTCGCACTCCTCGGCGCGGGCGATCTGCGACCACCCGCGCAACATCCCCGACGACGTCCTCGCACAGCTCCCGGCCAACGGGGGCATCGCCATGGCGACCTTCGTACCGAAGTTCGTGCTGCCGGAGGCCGTCGCCTGGACGAAGTCCGCCGACGAGAACATGCGCGCCCAGGGGCTGCACCACCTGGACACCACCGAGCGCGGGATGAAGGTCCACGCCGCGTTCGAGGCGGCGAACCCGCGCCCGATGGCCACCGTGGCGACGATCGCCGACCATCTCGACCACATGCGCGAGGTCGCCGGGATCGACCACATCGGCATCGGCGGCGACTACGACGGCACCGCGTTCCTCCCGCAGGGCCTCGAAGACGTCTCGGGCTACCCGAACCTGATCGCGGAGCTCCTGGGCCGCGGCTGGTCCGCCCCCGACCTCGCCAAGCTCACCTGGCAGAACGCCGTACGGGTACTGCGCGCGGCCGAGGACGTGGCCCGCGATCTGCGCACCCGCCGCGGCCCGTCCCACGCCACGATCGAGCAGCTGGACGCCCCGGCGGCCTGA
- a CDS encoding VOC family protein, with the protein MAIATLGAVVLDCPDPLALAGFYAGLLGGKVTVMEDNDDRWVDLTGDFGTPLAFQAAPGFVPPRWPGADGSQQSHLDLKVADLDAAEREALALGATVLDAEDRQRTFRVYADPAGHPFCLCAC; encoded by the coding sequence ATGGCCATCGCCACACTGGGTGCCGTCGTCCTGGACTGTCCGGACCCGCTGGCCCTCGCCGGCTTCTACGCCGGGCTGCTGGGCGGAAAGGTCACCGTGATGGAGGACAACGACGACAGGTGGGTCGACCTCACCGGCGACTTCGGCACCCCGCTCGCCTTCCAGGCCGCGCCCGGGTTCGTACCACCGCGGTGGCCCGGTGCGGACGGCTCGCAGCAGTCGCACCTCGACCTGAAGGTGGCGGATCTGGACGCGGCGGAGCGGGAGGCGCTGGCGCTGGGTGCGACGGTGCTCGACGCGGAGGACCGGCAGCGGACCTTCCGGGTGTACGCCGATCCGGCGGGGCACCCGTTCTGTCTCTGCGCCTGCTGA
- the purE gene encoding 5-(carboxyamino)imidazole ribonucleotide mutase: MTAQGSAPVVGIVMGSDSDWPVMEAAAKALDEFEIPYEVDVVSAHRMPREMIAYGENAAGRGLKAIIAGAGGAAHLPGMLASVTPLPVIGVPVPLKYLDGMDSLMSIVQMPAGIPVATVSIAGARNAGLLAVRILAAHDSELQTRMTEFLQDLNDQATEKGKRLRSKVQSPDSFGFGK; this comes from the coding sequence ATGACCGCACAAGGTTCCGCTCCCGTCGTCGGCATCGTCATGGGCTCGGACTCCGACTGGCCCGTCATGGAAGCGGCGGCCAAGGCCCTCGACGAGTTCGAGATCCCCTACGAGGTCGACGTCGTCTCCGCCCACCGCATGCCGCGCGAGATGATCGCGTACGGCGAGAACGCCGCGGGCCGGGGCCTCAAGGCGATCATCGCGGGTGCGGGCGGCGCCGCCCACCTGCCCGGCATGCTCGCCTCCGTCACGCCGCTGCCCGTCATCGGTGTGCCGGTCCCGCTGAAGTACCTGGATGGCATGGACAGCCTCATGTCCATCGTGCAGATGCCCGCCGGCATTCCGGTCGCCACCGTCTCCATCGCGGGCGCACGCAACGCGGGCCTGCTGGCCGTCCGCATCCTCGCCGCCCACGACAGCGAGCTGCAGACCCGCATGACCGAGTTCCTGCAGGACCTCAACGACCAGGCCACCGAGAAGGGCAAGCGCCTGCGGAGCAAGGTCCAGAGCCCCGACTCCTTCGGCTTCGGGAAGTAG